In a genomic window of Roseimicrobium gellanilyticum:
- a CDS encoding rhodanese-like domain-containing protein, whose amino-acid sequence MAQRSAMKTIGSIAVILLILTAAFQAAEKKSPAQEASAIPNPQIDYPGFLKDADKVGALREKRRITEKQFIEMMQDPDTLILDARSAEKYARLHIRGAKNLSLPDMTEADLAKVIPTKNTRVLIYCNNNFDKAPVAFPAKGGRLSLNIFTFNTLYGYGYTNVYELGPFIDITKSILPFTGTKQ is encoded by the coding sequence ATGGCTCAACGTAGCGCCATGAAGACCATCGGCTCCATCGCAGTCATCCTGCTGATCCTCACTGCTGCATTCCAGGCAGCGGAAAAGAAGTCGCCGGCACAGGAGGCCTCCGCCATCCCGAACCCGCAGATCGACTACCCCGGATTCCTCAAAGACGCTGACAAAGTGGGTGCGCTCCGTGAAAAACGACGCATCACCGAGAAGCAGTTCATCGAGATGATGCAGGATCCCGACACGCTCATCCTCGACGCCCGCAGTGCGGAGAAGTATGCCAGGCTTCACATCAGGGGCGCGAAGAATCTGAGTCTTCCCGACATGACTGAGGCAGACCTGGCCAAGGTCATCCCCACCAAAAACACCCGCGTGCTCATCTACTGCAACAACAACTTCGACAAGGCTCCTGTCGCCTTCCCGGCGAAAGGCGGGCGGCTCTCCCTGAACATTTTCACCTTCAACACGCTGTATGGATACGGCTACACGAATGTGTATGAGCTGGGCCCCTTCATCGACATCACGAAGTCGATCCTTCCCTTCACGGGCACGAAGCAATAG
- a CDS encoding septal ring lytic transglycosylase RlpA family protein, translated as MNEMARRHFWKVVIVCLIALGALWIAPKISRQEPTLPAPLPTPAPMPAPSQPAVKEAMRLQQHPNPTAETKQAAIKLKSVKGKASFYGGKFHGRPTASGERYDQNSLTAAHRTLPMGTRVKVKNLRNGREVVVRINNRGPYVKGRIIDLSSRAAKDLRMTGAGVVPVEMTVLPKEPVRKPTGPLLAKK; from the coding sequence ATGAATGAGATGGCTCGCCGGCATTTCTGGAAGGTGGTGATTGTTTGCCTCATCGCCTTGGGAGCGCTGTGGATTGCGCCGAAGATTTCCCGGCAGGAGCCCACTTTGCCTGCGCCCTTGCCGACACCGGCTCCCATGCCTGCTCCTTCGCAACCTGCGGTGAAGGAAGCCATGCGACTTCAGCAACATCCGAATCCAACCGCCGAAACGAAGCAGGCTGCCATCAAACTGAAATCGGTGAAGGGAAAAGCCTCGTTCTATGGTGGGAAATTTCACGGTCGTCCCACGGCGAGTGGAGAACGTTATGACCAGAACTCGCTGACGGCAGCTCATCGCACCCTGCCCATGGGCACACGCGTGAAGGTGAAGAATCTGCGCAACGGTCGCGAGGTCGTGGTACGCATCAACAATCGTGGGCCCTATGTGAAGGGCCGGATCATCGATCTCTCGTCGCGTGCGGCAAAGGATCTTCGCATGACGGGCGCCGGTGTGGTGCCTGTGGAGATGACCGTGCTGCCCAAGGAGCCGGTGCGGAAGCCCACTGGACCGCTGCTGGCGAAGAAGTAG